One part of the Pogoniulus pusillus isolate bPogPus1 chromosome 8, bPogPus1.pri, whole genome shotgun sequence genome encodes these proteins:
- the LRRC8B gene encoding volume-regulated anion channel subunit LRRC8B, producing the protein MITLTELKYLADAQSSYHILKPWWDVFWYYLTMIMLLVAVLAGALQLTQTRVLCCLPCKLEFDNHCAVPWDLVKANLNMSASSPAQIIIPLKIQNDLHRQQYSYIDAVCYERQLHWFAKFFPYLVLLHTFIFAACSNFWLYYPSTSSRLEHFVAILQKCFDSPWTTRALSETVAEQSVRKLPIAKSKASPGSSVDIGASRQSLPYSQPGLETTGRENSSSVLDKKEGEQAKAIFEKVKKFRVHVEEKDVIYRVYMKQIIVKVIVFVIIIIYVPYYLSFITLEIDCVVNVQAFTGYKRYQCVYSLAEIFKVLASFYVVLVIFYGLTCTYSLWWMLRSSLKQYSFEKLREKSNYSDIPDVKNDFAFILHLADQYDPLYSQRFSIFLSDLSENKLKQINLNNEWSVEKLKNKLVRNSQDKIELHLFMLNGLPDSVFELTEIEVLSLELIPEAKLPSAVTQLVNLKELNVYHSSLTMDYPAVSFLEENLKTLRLKSSEMGRIPFWVFHLKNLQELCLTGYFMLEHHNSIYNESFQGLKNLRSIHLKNNLSRIPQVVTDLLPSLQHLSINNEGNKLIVLNNLKKLVNLRTLELICCDLERIPHSIFTLNNLHEIDLKENNLRTVEEIISFQHLKNLSCLKLWHNSISYVPVQIGALSNLEQLYLNYNNIKNVPLQLFLCKKLHYLDLSYNKLTSIPEEIGYLTNLQYLALTKNHIEMLPDGLFQCKKLQFLLLGNNSLVNLSPCVGQLLNLVHLELIGNYLESLPAELEECQFLKRNNLIVEERLLKTLPPRVRERLQTCSDKS; encoded by the exons ATGATCACACTAACAGAACTCAAATACTTAGCAGATGCCCAGTCATCCTACCACATACTAAAACCATGGTGGGATGTCTTCTGGTATTACCTCACCATGATAATGCTGCTAGTTGCTGTGCTTGCTGGGGCCCTCCAGCTTACTCAAACCAGAGTACTGTGTTGTCTTCCTTGCAAGCTAGAATTTGACAATCATTGTGCTGTGCCTTGGGATTTAGTTAAAGCCAATCTTAACATGTCTGCTAGCTCTCCAGCACAGATAATCATCCCGCTTAAAATCCAGAACGATCTCCACCGGCAGCAGTATTCGTATATCGATGCAGTATGTTATGAGAGACAGCTTCACTGGTTTGCCAAATTTTTTCCATACCTAGTGCTTCTGCATACCTTTATTTTTGCAGCTTGCAGTAATTTCTGGCTTTACTATCCTAGTACAAGTTCCAGGCTCGAGCACTTTGTAGCCATTCTGCAGAAGTGTTTCGATTCTCCATGGACAACACGTGCCCTCTCAGAAACAGTTGCTGAGCAGTCTGTGAGGAAGTTGCCAATAGCCAAATCAAAAGCATCACCTGGGAGTTCAGTAGATATAGGGGCCAGCAGACAGTCCCTGCCGTATTCACAGCCTGGCTTGGAAACAACTGGAAGAGAAAATTCCTCAAGTGTGCTTGACAAAAAGGAAGGGGAACAAGCTAAAGCTATATTTGAAAAAGTGAAGAAATTCAGAGTACACGTTGAAGAGAAGGATGTCATATATAGAGTGTATATGAAACAGATTATAGTGAAAGTCATTGTAtttgtaataataataatttatgTTCCCTACTATTTATCATTTATTACACTTGAAATTGATTGTGTAGTCAATGTTCAAGCCTTTACAGGCTATAAAAGGTACCAGTGTGTTTATTCACTAGCAGAAATTTTTAAAGTTTTGGCTTCGTTTTATGTTGTTTTAGTGATCTTCTATGGCTTAACTTGCACTTATAGTTTGTggtggatgttaagaagttcaCTTAAGCAATATTCTTTTGAGAAATTGAGAGAGAAAAGTAATTACAGTGACATACCTGATGTAAAGAATGATTTTGCATTTATTCTCCATTTGGCAGATCAGTATGATCCTCTTTATTCCCAGCGATTCTCAATATTCCTGTCTGATTTGAGTGAAAACAAACTGAAACAGATAAATCTTAACAATGAATGGTCAGTGGAAAAGCTGAAAAATAAGCTAGTAAGAAATTCCCAAGACAAGATTGAACTTCACCTTTTCATGTTAAATGGTCTTCCAGACAGTGTCTTTGAACTGACAGAAATAGAAGTCCTAAGCCTGGAACTTATCCCTGAAGCCAAACTTCCTTCAGCTGTGACCCAACTGGTCAATCTGAAAGAACTTAATGTTTATCACTCTTCACTAACTATGGATTATCCAGCAGTCAGCTTCTTAGAAGAAAACCTGAAAACACTGCGCCTCAAGTCTAGCGAGATGGGAAGGATTCCCTTTTGGGTATTTCACCTGAAAAACCTACAAGAATTGTGCTTAACAGGATATTTTATGCTAGAACATCACAACTCCATATACAATGAAAGCTTTCAGGGGCTAAAAAATCTGAGATCGATTCACTTGAAAAACAACCTTTCCCGCATACCTCAAGTGGTTACAGATCTTCTGCCCTCTTTACAGCACTTGTCTATCAACAATGAGGGGAATAAACTGATAGTGTTAAACAACCTGAAGAAACTGGTAAACCTGAGAACCTTGGAATTAATCTGCTGTGATTTAGAGCGCATTCCCCATTCAATTTTTACCCTAAACAATTTACATGAAATTgacttaaaagaaaataatctcaGAACAGTGGAAGAAATAATTAGTTTTCAACATCTTAAGAACCTTTCTTGCTTAAAACTGTGGCACAACAGTATTTCTTATGTCCCTGTGCAGATTGGTGCATTATCAAACCTGGAGCAATTGTATCTAAATTATAATAATATTAAGAATGTTCCATTGCAGCTATTCCTCTGTAAAAAATTACATTATTTGGATCTTAGCTATAATAAGTTAACCTCCATCCCAGAAGAAATTGGCTATTTGACCAATCTGCAGTACCTGGCTTTGACAAAAAATCAT attGAGATGCTGCCTGATGGATTATTTCAGTGCAAAAAGCTGCAATTTCTTCTTCTGGGAAATAACAGTCTGGTGAATTTGTCCCCTTGTGTGGGTCAGCTACTGAATCTGGTTCATTTAGAGCTCATTGGAAACTATCTGGAATCACTTCCTGCTGAACTGGAAGAATGTCAGTTCTTGAAGCGGAATAATCTAATCGTAGAAGAAAGGTTGTTAAAAACCCTTCCACCTCGTGTAAGAGAGCGTTTGCAGACGTGCTCAGATAAGTCCTAA